A segment of the Bacillus pseudomycoides genome:
TAATGTATGTTTAATATTTAAAATGGCCTTTTGTTCATTTTCTTGTTTTTGTAATTGTAATTGTTCACTGTTCATTGTGTCAAAAGCAGGGATATCACCAGCTTCCGCTTCTACAAGGTCGTGGATAATAACCATTTTTAATAGTTTCTCTATATTTACTTCTTGATCTAAATAAGGCTGAACTAAAATAGTCATAAGTGACATACGCCAAGTATGTTCAGCAACACTTTCCTGACGTCCGTTTGAAAGCCAGCTATGTCTCATTTCATATTTTAGTTTTTCTGCTAGTGCAATGACTTTTAAAATATTATGTTCCATATGGATCCCCCTCATATTGCTATAAGTTAATCTTAATATAAAAATAGAATGTGTCAATTTTACGTTTTATTGACTAATAATTCGGAAATATTATAAAATATTTTTATAATATTTTTTTATTTTTATAAAAGAGAAAGAAGAAGTTGAAATTGCAAAAATGTTGAGTGGGAGTGAATATAAATGTACCAACAGACGGCAATTCATGCATTAGATCTTTTGAAAAACATTGCAAATGGAACAAGAAATATCCAGAAAGTAGAAGAGGAATGTAGAAAAATAGAAAGAGAGTTCCATGTGACGTATGAAGAATTGATGGACTTATATAATAAAATGATAGCTTTTCAAAGAGATATTGAAAAAATGGGTGGTTTATTTGCATACGAACAATCTCAAATGATGTGGTTGAAATCTGAATTAGAACTTTTATATGTTACATACCAATTTTGTCAGCAGTATAATTTAAATATTGCAGGTACTTCAAAGGCAATTAGTAAGGAGAATTTGCAATTATTTCCGAAAACAGAAAGTCAACTACAGAATACATATTATAAGTTGAAAAACAAAGAGCTATCATTTGAAAATATTAAAAAGGGAAAGCCAGGACGTAAGAAAAAACATGAATCAGAACAGTATGTGAATGAGAAGGAAGTAGAAAGTGTAGTGGTTCAAAGTGAAAAGACAGAAGTAAATCTAGTTACTATATTATCAGGGATTGTCGATAATTTTGAAACAATTGGTGCAGAGGGGAAAAAACAAGAATTATATCAATTTATGGAAGGGATTTATAAACTTTCGAGTATGGCGGTTGGGCATATAAAGGAAGATAATACACAAGATATACAGAAAGAGCTTCAAAATCTTCGTGCTGAAAACGAGAGATTAAGGCAGGAAAAAGATGAGCTTATTTCTAGTATGAGCGAAATGACAAATCAAATGAATCGATTTATTGAGAGTTCAGATATTGATCAAATTCGAACATTACCGTCTTTTGTGAATATGTGTAAGCAATATTTGGAGAAAAACAAATATCAGTATGACAAAATGGATACAAAAGAACAAATAGTACCTATGAAACAATGAGAGCTACTTTCTATTGGTTTTTATGAAGCTGATAGAAAGTAGCTCTATTATTTTTATGTTAGAATCAAGAAAACTTACAAATTAAGAGGAGAAGTTAATATGAACCAACAATTACATCCACGCGTCGGTGTCGGGGCATTTATTTTAAACGGGCAGGGCGAGTTATTGCTTGTACAGCGAAAGAAGGCACCGGAGCAAGGGCACTGGAGTCTTCCTGGTGGAAAAGTAGAATGGATGGAAACAGCGGAAGATACAGTTGTTAGGGAAATTGAAGAAGAGGTAGGACTAGAGATCGAACTCACGTCGTTATTATGTGTGACGAATCACATTTTACCTGATGAAGAAGCGCATTGGGTATGTCCGACGTATATTGCAAAAGTAACTAATGGGATGGCAGAAAATCTGGAACAACATGCTATTAGTAAGATTGGCTGGTTTTCATTAGATCGTCTTCCAGAACCACTAACCTAAACTTTACAAAATGCTTTGAAAGAATATGAGAAACTGAAATAAGTATATGAGAATAAGTTGTTATTAAGAGACGAGAAAGGAATAGCTGCTGTTATTAGCAGTGAAATAAATGTAGTCGGGCTATCTTGCTATAAAGATAGCCTATTTTCATTAATTAAAACAAAATTCAGAATTTTGTTGACTGTACATTTGTTTCTTTTTATATTAGTAGGTATAACAATAACTACTAAAGGGGTGGGAATATGACAGAGGCATTATTTTTACAGGATGTGTATAGGAAAAGTTGTCAAACGGAGATAACGAAAGTTGATGGAGAGCGAGTATTTGTAAACGAAACTATATTTTATCCAACTGGTGGAGGTCAGGAGTGTGATACAGGTGTATTTACACAAGGTGAACATACTTTCGAAGTTGTAAAAGTAAAGAAAGAGAAAGGTGAGATTGTTCACTATGTGAAAGACAGTATGAATCTTAAGCTTGGCTCAGTTCAGCTAGAAATTGATTGGGAGCGCCGTCATAACTTAATGCGTCACCATTCTTTACTACACCTTATTGGAGCAGTGGTATATGAAAAGTACGGTGCATTATGTACAGGAAATCAAATATATCCTGATAAAGCGCGTATTGACTTTAATGAATTACAAGAGTTAACGAATGAACAAGTGGCTGAAATTGAAAGAGAGACAAATCACTTAATCCAGCAAAATAAAGAAATTTCTACTAGATTTATAAACCGCGAAGAAGCAGAAAACTCCACAGGAATGATTAAAACAGCAATCAATCTTCTACCACCTACTATTCAAGAAATTCGTATTGTAACCATTCAAGATATTGATGAGCAAGCATGCGGAGGGATGCATGTAAAACATACAAATGATATTGGTACTCTTGTTATAGATAAAGTAAAAAGTAAAGGAAAGCAAAATCGTCGTTTTGAAGTACGCGCTGTCATGTAAATACAAATAGAGGTAAATTGAAGTGAGGGATTACAATGGATGAAATTATGAAAGAATTACAAAAATTAGGTTTTTCGCAATATGAATGCAAAGCATACATCGGTTTATTAAAGCATTATCCGGCAACGGGATATGAAATTAGTAAGCAAACGGGAGTACCACGTTCTATGATTTATGAAGTACTTGGTAAATTAATGGATAAAGGTGCAGCACATTTAGTACCTTCAGAACCAGTTAAATATGTCCCTGTATCGGCAACGGAATTAATGAAACGCATGAAAAAGGATTTTGAAAAGTCATTTGACTTTCTTGATCGGAAGTTAAATTGCTTGGAGCAGGAGCGTCAAGTGGATGTAATCTCTCATATTCGCACTGATAAACAAATTTTGAAGGAAATAGGTAACATTATTGAGCGGGCAGAGGAAGAATTATGGATTTCTGTATGGGAACAACAAGTGACCGAGCTGGAGTCCCTTATTCATAAAAAGGAACAAGACGGTGTACATGTTTTTTCAATCCTTTTTGGGGCACCTCAAACAAAAATTGGAACAACATTTCACCATAATTACATGACGCCAGATGTCGTGAAAGAGCGAATGGGGGGGCATTTAACAGTTGTTGCACGCGATGGGAAAGAGGTGCTGATTGCCAATTTTTTAGATCATAGTACATCGTGGGCTGTAACAACGTATGATCCAGCATTAGTGCTTGTCGCAACAGAATATGTTCGTCATGATATTATGGTCGAAGAAATTACACAGGAATTTGGTCCGGATAAACTAGATGCACTATGGCGTGGTAATGCAGATTTAGTTCACGTTGTAACGGGTAAACGCTTGATGCACGAAACGAAGGGGGAAGAGTGATGGCAAGGGCTGAAGCACAGATGACAATGCACGGAAATGAAACATTTCAGCAAGGAGTGAAAGACTGTTTACCAACTGTACTAGGTTATTTAAGTATTGGTATCGCAGCTGGTGTAATTGAAAAAACAGCAGGGTTTTCGTTAGCAGAAATTGCGCTCATGTCTACTTTGATTTATGCCGGGTCCTCACAATTTATACTCGCTGGTATGTTTGCGGCTGGAGCACCTGCATCTGCAATTATTTTCACCGTATTTTTTGTTAATTTACGTCATTTATTAATGAGTGCTGCACTGGCACCATATTTAATGAAAGTCCCTTTCTTGAAAAATATGATTATTGGTTCGCAAATTACAGATGAAACGTTTGGTCTTGCAGTTCAGCAAGCATCAAAAAAGCAATATTTAAGTGAGAGATGGATGCTTGGATTAAATGTGACAGCATATTTAAACTGGATCATTGCAAATATCATCGGTGGTGTTTTTGGTGAATGGATACCAAATCCTCATACGTATGGCATGGATTATGCACTACCAGCTATGTTTATTGGTTTATTTGTATTGCAGTTAATGAGTAGTCATCCAAAGATAGCAATTCATCTTAGTGTTGCGATTGTAGCTATTGTAATCGCATATAGCATGCACTTTTTCGTTCCTGCAAGCGTAGCAGTTATTATTGCAACACTTACAGCAGCAACAATAGGGGTGGTGATTGAAAAATGGAAGTAAGACTAGATGTGTTATTGCTCTTAATTGGTGCAGGGGTAGTTACTTTAATTCCGCGCTTATTACCTCTCATTGTATTTAGTAAAATACAAATTCCAGATTGGGGGCTAAAGTGGTTAAGTTATATACCAATTGCTATATTGGCAGCGCTCCTTGCCGAAGTACTCTTTATGAATAAAACGATGCAATGGGATTATATCATTGCGGCCATTCCGACATTTTTTGTTGCGATCTATACACGTAGTTTATTAGGGACCGTGTTAACTGGGGTGATTGTGATTATTTTGTTACGTTTATTTTTATAGCAAGGATTCTTCATGTACTATATCGAACAGTATAATATCACGAATATGATAGGAGTGGTGTTATGCTCATTTTAACAATAGGTGTTATTCTGTTTACGTTGTTTATCTTCTTCATCATTGGCCTACTTACTTTTACAATGCTTGCTAATAAAGCAACTCCGCAAATTTACTACACACCTTGTAATTCCATGACAATGCAATCGTATAAAAAAAATAGAGGGAAGAGAAGTTGATTTTAGACTTTTCTTCCCTCTATTTTTTGATTTTTAAAATTTGGATGGAGCGTAATCATTTTTAAGTGAACACATGGAAGGTTCTATAAAACAAACCTACATGTTCGAAATACCTTGTAATAACATTCCAAAGAGTAGACTAATAAAAGAGAAAGCACCGACGGATACAGAAATGATTCGGTTATTTTTCCATTCTTTTATGAAAACCATCAAACCTAAAATACAAAGAAAGTACCAGATTGGTAGAAAAATAAAATCGCTAACATTGTCAGGAAGTAGGGTATAAAAACTAGTTAAAACTAAAATCCAATGTCCAAGAAATAAAGTGATAACAACAAGGGAATGCCGATAAGGGCGGTTTACATATTTTTGATTTTTCAGAGTGATGAAAATGAAAGTTAATGTTATGAGAATGATTAGAAAAACGAAAGCAAGCAAAAGTAATGTAAATGTCATATTAAAACTCCTTTAATGCATTTGTTTCATTATAGCTTTTTCAATAAATGAATCTATCATTTCATATGCTTGTCTTGTAGATTCTTCGTTATATTTTACAGTATAAGGATTTAGAAATCCATGATCTCCTGGAAGCTGCTTTATATGTAGAAATGGGTTGTTTTGTTCTTGTAATGTTGTAATAAGAGAAGAAATTGAACAGTTCAATTCTATTTCTGGAAAAATTAAAAGAGTGGGACATGTTGGAATAATATAAGGATAGTCTCGTATGCGAGAGCCGTAGCAGCCAATAATAAAATGAACTTTTGGATTGTTACTGCATAGCCAAGAGATGGTCGCACCAATACTAAAGCCTATGATCCCTATGTATGAATAGTCTTTTGAAAGTGTTTGAATCATTTCTTCAATTTTCTCTTTTCCATGTTGAAATCCAACATTTTGCATAAAATGGAAGTAAGCTTTTTGTTCATCATCATAATGAAAAGGAGAATCTAGTTGTAAAAAATTCGGGCAGAAGATATCAATCTGTGGTGAAGAAAACCTTGATATTATATCCTGCATATGTTCATTTATGCCGTATATCTCGTGAACAACAATAAGAGCTACTTTTTGATTCATAAGTTACACCCCCTACCTATGAAAAACATATTCTTTTTCAACAAGACAAATTCGCATATGGAATTGTTCATACCATTGTTCACGCCCTCTTTGTCTTGCTATAGTATGTGCTGCATTTTCTCTCCATTGTTTAATTGCTTCAAGTGACTCCCAATATGAAATTGTAATACCGAGACCAGATGCATCTCGTACGCTGTCAACGTTTATAAAGCCAGGTTGCTCTTTAGCGAGCTTTTCCATTTCTTCAGCGACATCGTTATAATCAGTCGTGTCTTGCGAAAGTTGGGAAGTGAATATAACTGCGTAATAAGGAGTGTTATGTTGTTTTTTCGTACCCATACGATCCCTCCAAATGTAAATATGAATTGTATTGTAACATAAAGATTGAATAGTATGTCTTTTTAGTGTGAAAAATTTTAGGAAATATCATGTACCGTATTAGGATAGATGTTAAAAAAATAGAAATTCACGTTATTTGTGGAGTAATGCTCTAAATGGTTGGAAAGGAAAATTGGTGGCCTTCCATTTCATATAACACAAAAGAAAAATCCCACTTCATGTAAAGCTGAAGTGGGATTGCTTATAGTTCCTCTAGACTATTAATTGGAACAGTTAATTCACGATTTGGGTTTGTTATATCATATATTCGGGCGGTTTCATTGCTTTCATCAACATGTTGAATCATAACAGGTAGGCCTTGAAAACGAACATGCGCTTGTTCTGATGACTCGGACAGCTCTTTTGCACGTTGTACATTCATTCTTACATTCCTCCCATCTCTATTATTGTTGCTTAAAGGGAGGAATAATATACCACTTTGGAGCCGGTTTAAGAATTTTGTATTATTTGTAATGTTTCTTTAATAAACACGGTAAATGTCGAATCAGGGAATTCTTGTATAGCATAAAAAGCTTCTGTTGCTTCTTGAAGCGCTTTTTGCTTATTTTTGAGCTCCATATAACAAAGGGCACGGTAAGCTCCGCCGGTGATAATCCATGCTTGGTCTAGTGGATGAAACATATAATCTGGGATTGTCGCTTGTTCTAATGCTTCTAATGCCGTTTCATATTGCTTAAGACCGTATAAAGCTTTTCCTTTTTCTAGATAATAAATCCCGTCTTCTTGAAAGAGTGGTTTATCTTGAAGTTTCTCTCTAAACAAGTCTAGATGTTTAAGAGCTAATGCATATTCGTTCGTTATTGTATTATAATAATAAGCTTTTAATATATCTATAATCGCAATAGATAAAATGTTTTCCGTGAAAACGGCAAATTGTTCAGATTTTTTTATATATTGTAGATATTTATTTTCATCGGCTACTATTACATTTTGGTAGGAGAGAATTCGATAAAATTCATCTGTTTTATAATACACTTGGTTTTCTTTTGAGAAGGCAAGAGCTTGCAAGATAACTTTTTCACAGTCTGTATAATTACCGTATGCAAGCAAAACAATTGCCTCACACAAGAATAATTCTATTTGTATAATAAGATCCATCTCTAATTGCTTTATTTCATACTCTTTACGAATAGAGGTAAGAAGTTCTAGGCATTCTTTATATTTTTTATGGACAAATAAGACATAACAAAGTTTTAAACTAGTTTGTGTACTCTCACGATATAAAGTATACTTTTGAAAAATTTCTACAGCTTTTTCAATATAGGAATGAATGTTGTAATCTTTCATATTAAATGCAACGCTTATAAATTGTTTATATAAACGAGCTGTACTTAAAGTAGATGGCAGTTCTTTTTGAACAATAGGTAGTAGTGTACGATACACTTCCTCAAATTGATTATTTTTTATAGCTTGTTCCATTTTTGGAATAAGCTCTGTTACTTCTTCATTGTCTTCCTCAAGTAAAAAACTTGCTTCACATTCAAGCTTACTAGCAAGATATTGTAATGTCTTCATAGAAGGTGTTGCCTTCCCATTTTCAATTTGACTCAGCATACTTTTCGTTAGTTCTGAGCCAGCTAATTGTGTCTGAGTAAGACGCTTTTCTTTTCGTAATGCTTTAATTTTTTCACCAAGAGTAGTCATATGGTTGCTCCTTTATCGTAAAAAAAGTTAAATACAATTAAACTTTTTGTTGTCAAAATCTGAAAAATGAT
Coding sequences within it:
- a CDS encoding HD domain-containing protein, encoding MEHNILKVIALAEKLKYEMRHSWLSNGRQESVAEHTWRMSLMTILVQPYLDQEVNIEKLLKMVIIHDLVEAEAGDIPAFDTMNSEQLQLQKQENEQKAILNIKHTLEGPLGNELYDLWMEFEAKETYEAKVANALDKLEVKIQHNEADIDTWLPIEHKMTFQVAKHTDFDSFLSKLQKIIEQEGEKKLIAAGIDVEACKQ
- a CDS encoding DNA-binding domain-containing protein: MYQQTAIHALDLLKNIANGTRNIQKVEEECRKIEREFHVTYEELMDLYNKMIAFQRDIEKMGGLFAYEQSQMMWLKSELELLYVTYQFCQQYNLNIAGTSKAISKENLQLFPKTESQLQNTYYKLKNKELSFENIKKGKPGRKKKHESEQYVNEKEVESVVVQSEKTEVNLVTILSGIVDNFETIGAEGKKQELYQFMEGIYKLSSMAVGHIKEDNTQDIQKELQNLRAENERLRQEKDELISSMSEMTNQMNRFIESSDIDQIRTLPSFVNMCKQYLEKNKYQYDKMDTKEQIVPMKQ
- a CDS encoding NUDIX domain-containing protein; translated protein: MNQQLHPRVGVGAFILNGQGELLLVQRKKAPEQGHWSLPGGKVEWMETAEDTVVREIEEEVGLEIELTSLLCVTNHILPDEEAHWVCPTYIAKVTNGMAENLEQHAISKIGWFSLDRLPEPLT
- a CDS encoding alanyl-tRNA editing protein, whose protein sequence is MTEALFLQDVYRKSCQTEITKVDGERVFVNETIFYPTGGGQECDTGVFTQGEHTFEVVKVKKEKGEIVHYVKDSMNLKLGSVQLEIDWERRHNLMRHHSLLHLIGAVVYEKYGALCTGNQIYPDKARIDFNELQELTNEQVAEIERETNHLIQQNKEISTRFINREEAENSTGMIKTAINLLPPTIQEIRIVTIQDIDEQACGGMHVKHTNDIGTLVIDKVKSKGKQNRRFEVRAVM
- a CDS encoding TrmB family transcriptional regulator, whose translation is MDEIMKELQKLGFSQYECKAYIGLLKHYPATGYEISKQTGVPRSMIYEVLGKLMDKGAAHLVPSEPVKYVPVSATELMKRMKKDFEKSFDFLDRKLNCLEQERQVDVISHIRTDKQILKEIGNIIERAEEELWISVWEQQVTELESLIHKKEQDGVHVFSILFGAPQTKIGTTFHHNYMTPDVVKERMGGHLTVVARDGKEVLIANFLDHSTSWAVTTYDPALVLVATEYVRHDIMVEEITQEFGPDKLDALWRGNADLVHVVTGKRLMHETKGEE
- a CDS encoding AzlC family ABC transporter permease gives rise to the protein MARAEAQMTMHGNETFQQGVKDCLPTVLGYLSIGIAAGVIEKTAGFSLAEIALMSTLIYAGSSQFILAGMFAAGAPASAIIFTVFFVNLRHLLMSAALAPYLMKVPFLKNMIIGSQITDETFGLAVQQASKKQYLSERWMLGLNVTAYLNWIIANIIGGVFGEWIPNPHTYGMDYALPAMFIGLFVLQLMSSHPKIAIHLSVAIVAIVIAYSMHFFVPASVAVIIATLTAATIGVVIEKWK
- a CDS encoding AzlD domain-containing protein: MEVRLDVLLLLIGAGVVTLIPRLLPLIVFSKIQIPDWGLKWLSYIPIAILAALLAEVLFMNKTMQWDYIIAAIPTFFVAIYTRSLLGTVLTGVIVIILLRLFL
- a CDS encoding DUF3951 domain-containing protein yields the protein MLILTIGVILFTLFIFFIIGLLTFTMLANKATPQIYYTPCNSMTMQSYKKNRGKRS
- a CDS encoding dienelactone hydrolase family protein — its product is MNQKVALIVVHEIYGINEHMQDIISRFSSPQIDIFCPNFLQLDSPFHYDDEQKAYFHFMQNVGFQHGKEKIEEMIQTLSKDYSYIGIIGFSIGATISWLCSNNPKVHFIIGCYGSRIRDYPYIIPTCPTLLIFPEIELNCSISSLITTLQEQNNPFLHIKQLPGDHGFLNPYTVKYNEESTRQAYEMIDSFIEKAIMKQMH
- a CDS encoding antibiotic biosynthesis monooxygenase — protein: MGTKKQHNTPYYAVIFTSQLSQDTTDYNDVAEEMEKLAKEQPGFINVDSVRDASGLGITISYWESLEAIKQWRENAAHTIARQRGREQWYEQFHMRICLVEKEYVFHR
- a CDS encoding H-type small acid-soluble spore protein; the encoded protein is MNVQRAKELSESSEQAHVRFQGLPVMIQHVDESNETARIYDITNPNRELTVPINSLEEL
- a CDS encoding helix-turn-helix transcriptional regulator, whose translation is MTTLGEKIKALRKEKRLTQTQLAGSELTKSMLSQIENGKATPSMKTLQYLASKLECEASFLLEEDNEEVTELIPKMEQAIKNNQFEEVYRTLLPIVQKELPSTLSTARLYKQFISVAFNMKDYNIHSYIEKAVEIFQKYTLYRESTQTSLKLCYVLFVHKKYKECLELLTSIRKEYEIKQLEMDLIIQIELFLCEAIVLLAYGNYTDCEKVILQALAFSKENQVYYKTDEFYRILSYQNVIVADENKYLQYIKKSEQFAVFTENILSIAIIDILKAYYYNTITNEYALALKHLDLFREKLQDKPLFQEDGIYYLEKGKALYGLKQYETALEALEQATIPDYMFHPLDQAWIITGGAYRALCYMELKNKQKALQEATEAFYAIQEFPDSTFTVFIKETLQIIQNS